The Corallococcus caeni genomic interval GTGGAGACGGGCAAGGCGGTGCTCACGGCGGACGCCATCATCGACGAGCGCTTCTCCGCCGCGGAGAGCATCGTGGCGCAGGGCATCCGCTCCGCCATGGCGGTGCCGCTGCTGGTGAACGGCGACATCATGGCGGTGCTGTTCCTGGACAGCCGCCAGCAGATCAACGCCTTCTCGGAGAAGGACCTGACCATCCTCTCCGGCATCGCCGCGCAGGCGGGCATCGCGCTGGAGAACGCGGCGCTGGCGGAGCAGATCCGCAACGAGGCGGTGACGCGCGCGGAATTGTCGCGCTTTTTGTCCAAGGCGGTGGCGGACGCGGTGATCAACGGCGGCACGGAGGACCTGCGCCAGAGCCGGCTCGCGGAGGTGAGCTGCCTGTTCGCGGACATCCGCGGCTTCACCACCCTGGCGGAGAGCGACTCGCCGCAGGAGGTGGTGTCCATGCTCAACAGCTTCTTCACCGCCATGGCGGACGTGGTGTTCCGCTACGAGGGCAACCTGGACAAGTTCATCGGGGACTGCGTGATGGCGGTGTGGGGTCCGCCGTCGTCGCACCCGGATGATCCGGCCCGGGCCTTGAGGGCCGCGCTGGAGATGCAGGACGCCGTCACGGAGCTCAACCGGCAGCGCGTGCTGGACGGCAAGAAGCCCATCGAGGTGGGCATCGGCGTCAACACCGGGCAGGCCGTCGTGGGCTACATGGGCAGCGCGGAGCGGCACGAGTTCACCGCCATCGGCGACACCGTGAACACCGCGTCGCGGCTGTGCGGCATCGCCAAGAGCGGAGAGGTGCTCGCGTCGGAGGCCACGGTGCGCAAGTCCGGGCCGGGCTTCGACGTGGAGGAGCTGCCGGTGCTCCAGGTGAAGGGCAAGGAGAAGGGCGTGCAGACCTTCCGCGTGCACGGCGCGGAGCTGACCACCTCCACCTCCCGCAAGGTGCGCTGACGGTGCGCCCCTCGTCCATGACGACCACCCAGTCGTGCCCCAACTGCGGCACGGTGCACGACACCCGGGTGTACGTGAGCGGCCAGAAGGTCACGTGCCGTTGCGGCATCCGGTTCGAGGTGCGGCGCGCGGACGTGTCCGGCATCCACCGCCCGAATACGGGCGAGCCGTCAGGCGTCCGTCCGGCCGCGAAGGCCGACGGGGAAGCAGGCGTCGCGGTGACGTTCGTGCCGCGCGCGGCGGAGAATCCGCGAGAATCAGCGTCACCTTCTGTCGCTCCGGGTGTTGGAGCGGACAGCGAGGACGCGGTGGGACAGGAGATGAGGGCCGGCTCCGTCCCAGGGGGCAGTGAAATGAACAGCCCGCGACCGGATGGCGTGGGGAAGACGGACGAGGGCGAGGTTCCCGCGGGGGTGGTTCCGCCCGTCGCGGAGGGCCGCAACACCCACACGTCCGGAGTGGCGGTGCCCATGGCGGACGGGGCCCCGGGTGCGCAGGCGCTGGCCCCGGAGCTGGACGGGGCCACGCTGGTGCGCGCGGGGACGCCGGGGGTGAAGGTGCCGCGGGTGGTGGACACGGGCATCCGCGTCATCGAGAACGCGGAGACGGTGCTGACGGGCGCGAAGCCCCAGCTGCCGGGCCTGGAGCTCCTGGAGGTGCTGGGGCGCGGCGGCATGGGCGAGGTGTGGCTCGCGCGCCAGCAGTCCCTGGGCCGCACGGTGGCGGTGAAGGTGCTGCCGCCCCGGCTGGCGAAGGACGAGGAGTTCGTGTCGCGCTTCGACAAGGAGGCGACCGCGCTCGCGGCCCTGAGCCACCCGAACATCGTGCAGATCATCGACCGGGGCGTGCAGGGCGAGCACTACTACTTCGTCATGGAGTACGTGGAGGGCCAGTCGCTGCGCCACGCGCTGAGCGGCCGGGATCCGCTCCCGCCCGCGCAGTCGCTCAAGGTGCTGCTCCAGGTGGCGCGCGCCGTGGAGTGCGCGCACGCCAAGAACATCATCCACCGCGACCTGAAGCCGGAGAACATCCTGCTGGACGGGCGGCTGCACGCGAAGGTGGCGGACTTCGGCCTGGCGGGCATCCGCGAGCCGGATTCGGAGAAGCACCTCACCGCGACGGCGGTGGCCATGGGCACGCTCAACTACATGGCCCCGGAGCAGCGCCGGGACGCGAAGAACGTGGACGGCAGGGCGGACCTCTTCTCCCTGGGCGTGATGATGTACGAGGCGCTCACGGGCGAGCTGCCCGTGGGCCGCTTCAAGCTGCCGTCCGAGCGCGTGCGCGGCCTGGACCCCCGCCTGGATCCGGTGGTGGAGAAGCTGCTGGAGACGGACCGCGAGGCCCGCTACGCCACCGCGACGGAGGTGTGCGAGGCGCTGGAGGCGCTGGTGTCGGCCTCGTCGTCGCCGCACGTGGCGCCCGCATCGGCGCTGGCGCGCGCGCAGCCGTCGCACGTGGCACAGATGAAGTCCATCACCGCCCCGGAGGCCGCCGTGCTGGAGGCGCTCCACGCGGGCTGGGGCCGGGTGCGCACCGGCCTGTCCGTGGTGGGCGGCCTGGCCGTGCTGGGCTTCGCGGCGCGCGCCTTCGTGGGCTTCGGGGGCCTGACCGTGACGCCGCCGCCCCCTCCGCCCCCGGTGCACTTCCCGGCCAACACGGAAGGGGAGGTGTTCTCCGGCCTGAAGCTCACGCCCCCCGTGGCCGGCTCCGACGACACCACCCTGGAGATGGGCTTCGAGCCTGGCGAGGAGGAGCTCAACGTCCACAGCGGCACCTGGACCATGGACCAGGGCGAGCTGCGCGCCGTGCAGGCCGGCCGCGAGGCCGACGGCAAGCTGGTGCCGCGCGCGTACCTGGCGCACCGCTACTTCACGAGCGACGACTTCACGGCCGAGGTGCTGATGGACGTGAAGCCGCTGGGCAAGCAGTGGTCCGTCGAGGAGGACGGGCAGCACTTCAGCGAGCTGGCGTTCCGCATCCGCGACGTGCAGGTGTCCGTCTTCGCCATCCCCGACGCGGGCATGCGCCTGTCGTGGCGCTACTTCTCCCCGGACGACGGGCACGAAGTGGTGGGCAACAGCGCGGAGGACACCAAGAACCTCGTCCAGGACGAGATGCCGGTGCCCAAGCAGGGCCCGTTCCTGGTGAGGCTCCAGCTCAAGCGGCAGAAGAGCGGCGTGCGGGTGGACGCGTTCCTCAACAAGAAGCTCTTCGCCTCCAAGGTGCTGCCGGGCTTCGAGGGCCGCGTGGGCAAGCTGGCCCTGGGCTGCCGCAACCTCCAGTGCACCTTCGATGACCTGAAGGTCGTGGGGCCGCTGCAGGAGCGCCCCGTGCGCCGCGTCGCCACCGGCGAGTAGTCCGCCGCGGCTCCAGGGCCCATGGGGCTTGCCGCCCCGTCGGCCCGTTCCCACCTTGCTCCCGCCGGGCTCCGTGCGTCGCGGGGCCGTCCGGCACGCGGGCGGGGGTGGGGCATGGCCGTGGACCTGGACCTGGGGCGCGTGCTCCTGCTGCCGCTCTGCGGCGTGGGGCTGGCCCTGCTGCTCTGGGCGACCTTCACCCTGGGCCGGACGCCCACGGGCACCCGGCCCCGCTGGATGTTGGCGGGCTTCGGGGCGCTGGCCATGGGGCTGGTGCTCTTCGTCCCGTGGATGCGCGGGACGGCCCTGGTACCGGTGTCGCCGGACGTGCTGGTGAAGGCGCTGGGCGGCGTGCTGCTGGTGCTGGCCGCGGGCGTGTCGGCCCGGGGCGCCCGGGTGCGCCTGCGGGCGGATGCGCTGCGCGGCGCCGCGCCCATGCCCCTGGACGAAGCGGTGGCGGCCCTGCGCGAGGGGCGGCCTCCGGGCTTTGGCGTGTACCAGGGCCAGCTGGAGTCCCTGGAGACGCTGACGTCACCGGGCGGCGTGCCGTGCGCCTTCTACGACGCGGCCGTGCACGCGGTGGGGGCCCATGGCCGCAAGGGGCCGCTGCTGTCGCGGGAGCGCGCGTACTCGCCGGTGCTGCTCCTGAAGGGCGAGCGCACGCGGGCGGCGGTGGGCTTCGCCCCGTCCGCGCTGCTGGCCCCGGTGGAGGTGCGCCGGTGCGAGTCGCCGCCCGCGCTCACCCGGGCGGAGCTGCTGGGCGCGCCCGCGCAGGCGCTGTCCTGGGAGCGCGTGGGCGTCCCGGGGGAGGCGTGCCTGGTGGTGGGGGAGTTGATGCGCGATTCCCGCGACGGCACCTACGCGCTGCGCGGGCGCGGCGGGCGTCCGGCGCTGGTGGTGCTGGGGGAGGAGGCCGCGGGCACCGGCGGGGTGTTGTCCCGCCAGGCCTGGAAACACTTCGCGGCGGCCGGGGCGCTGTCCCTGGCCGCCGCGTTCATGCTCGCCCGGACCTTGTGAGGTCCGGACGAAGGGCCCCGGCCCGCGAGGGCGCCGGGGCGGACGTCCTCAGCCGACCTCGGTGCGGCAGACGGGGCTGCAGCCGTCGCGGGCGTTGGTGTTGCCGTCGTCGCAGTCCTCGCCGTCCGCCTCCTGGATGATGCCGTCGCCGCAGCGCGCGTTCCAGATGCAGGTCAGGCTGCACTTGCCGTAGCCCGGGCCATTGTCGTTGCCCTTGTCGCACTGCTCGCCCGGGTCGAGGGTGCCATTGCCGCAGGTGGACTTGCACTCGGTGCGCTGCGTTTCGAAGTTGTTCAGGGTCAGCTTGTACGAGGACTGCGACGTGTGGCGCTCCGCCTGGAACACGACGACCTCGTAGATCTTGCCCTTCACCAGGCCCAGCTTGCCGGTGATCGTGGTGTCCGCCAGCGACACCGTGCCGGACGTCGCGCCGTGCACGCCGCCCAGGTCCAGCGCGAGCTTGCCGTTGATGAACACCCAGACGTCGTCGTCACCCAGGAACGTCAGGACCTCGGTGCCCTTGAACTCGAACCAGTAGCGCGTCTCGCTGGTGAAGCTGAAGTTGCGCTTGATGCTGTTGTTGTCGTTGAGCTGGTTCTCCTTGCCCAGGCCCACCCAGCCGCTGGTGTCGAGCGGGAAGAAGGTCTGGTCGTCGAAGACGTAGGAGCCGTTGGCCTGCTTGTTGAGCTTCAGCGTGCCGACCTCGGTGACGTTGACGTTGGGCGTGTCGCGGTACCACTGGTCGAAGGCGGTCTTGCCGTGGGTGGTGCCGGAGGCCACGCCATCCTTCGCGTACGTGGGCTTCCCGTTCGTGAGCGTGGCGGTATAGGTCGGGCCGACGATGCCCTGCTCGGGGCCGTTCGCGTCATTGAAGTCCGGGTGCGTGGCCACGGGGGCCTTGCAGCCCGAGTTCACACCGCAGAAGTCGCGGTACACGACGGGGATCTCCACCGTGCTCGGCGGGGACTCGGTGATGCGGACGCAGGCGAAGCCCGCCTCCAGCTTGCACGTGGACGAGCAGCCGTCGTTGGAGCGCACGTTGCCGTCGTCGCACTCCTCGGTGGTGTCACCCGGGAGGATGACGCCGTCGCCGCAGCGGGCCTCGCAGGTGCCGTTCACGCACTTGGGCTCCAGCACGCACAGCGGCGAGCAGCCGTCGCCCATGTCGTGGTTGCCGTCGTCGCACTGCTCGGTGCCTTCCTTCTTGCCGTCGCCGCACGTCGTCCGGGTGCACGCCTGGCCCACGACGTCGCACTTGTAGCCCTGCTCCAGGCGGCAGGTGTCGCTGCAGCCGTCGCCCTTGGCGGCGTTGCCGTCCTCGCACTCCTCTTCACCGGCGATGACCTTGTCGCCGCACGCGGCCGCCTTGCAGCGCTGGCCCTGCAGGGGGCACGTCCAGCCCGACTCCACGACCTTGCAGTCCGCGGAGCAGCCGTCGTTGGACTCCGTGTTGCGGTCGTCGCAAACCTCGTTCTGCTCCAGCAGGCCGTTGCCGCACGACGCGGCCTTCACGCACGCTTCGCCCGGGTACGGGCAGACGTAGCCGGACTCCACTTCCATGCAGTTGGCGCGACAGCCGTCGCCGGACGCGTTGTTGCCATCGTCACAGGCCTCGCCCCGCTGCTGCTTGCCGTCGCCACAGACCTGGGGGCCCGGATCATACGAGCCGCCGTCGGGCAGCGTGTCGCCGCCGTCGGTGTTGCCGCCGTCGGTGCTTCCACCGTCGGTGACGGGAGTGCCTCCGTCGTCATCAGGGCCCTCGTCGCCGGGGCAGGCTGTCAGTGCGAGGAGGAAGGAAGCGAGCACGAGGCTCGCGAGTCGAGTCCGAGCGGGGGGGGAATGTTTCAGCATGAAGGGGATGCTGGAAGGGCCTGACCCCACGTGTCAAATGGATCAGGTGTTATTCCACCCAGCCGGTGCGTAAAAATGGAGAAAGCCCGTACGGGTGTACGGGCTTCCATGCATCCCCCTGCCTTACGGGGCTACATCTGTTCCAGCTCCTGACCCTTCGTCTCGCGGATGTATCTGGCGGCGAAGAAGACGGAGAAGACGGCGGCCGCGGCATACAGGCCGTAAGCCCAGCCCAGCCCGGCGGCCTGCAGCGCGGGGAACGTGGCGGACA includes:
- a CDS encoding adenylate/guanylate cyclase domain-containing protein, translating into MNQAPAPFPPRSGSHPRGPHLTGRFADGTLGEFPLGATTSLGRHPSNTLRLVDREVSKEHATIEKVGRDFVLRDLNSSNGTFVNGRRVTGEMRLKDGDEIALGSSRLVFHSGEALPGGANPPTLPGVTVVANAVSMPAFLAQMDQVPQNFRPAEQVTDTAALRRDYEKLRIAHEFHRQVSLKGNQADLFEQILKVAFELLAADHGVILKVGPEGEFIPAAVHHRQGKQVNVMLSDTVLKRVVETGKAVLTADAIIDERFSAAESIVAQGIRSAMAVPLLVNGDIMAVLFLDSRQQINAFSEKDLTILSGIAAQAGIALENAALAEQIRNEAVTRAELSRFLSKAVADAVINGGTEDLRQSRLAEVSCLFADIRGFTTLAESDSPQEVVSMLNSFFTAMADVVFRYEGNLDKFIGDCVMAVWGPPSSHPDDPARALRAALEMQDAVTELNRQRVLDGKKPIEVGIGVNTGQAVVGYMGSAERHEFTAIGDTVNTASRLCGIAKSGEVLASEATVRKSGPGFDVEELPVLQVKGKEKGVQTFRVHGAELTTSTSRKVR
- a CDS encoding serine/threonine-protein kinase; this translates as MTTTQSCPNCGTVHDTRVYVSGQKVTCRCGIRFEVRRADVSGIHRPNTGEPSGVRPAAKADGEAGVAVTFVPRAAENPRESASPSVAPGVGADSEDAVGQEMRAGSVPGGSEMNSPRPDGVGKTDEGEVPAGVVPPVAEGRNTHTSGVAVPMADGAPGAQALAPELDGATLVRAGTPGVKVPRVVDTGIRVIENAETVLTGAKPQLPGLELLEVLGRGGMGEVWLARQQSLGRTVAVKVLPPRLAKDEEFVSRFDKEATALAALSHPNIVQIIDRGVQGEHYYFVMEYVEGQSLRHALSGRDPLPPAQSLKVLLQVARAVECAHAKNIIHRDLKPENILLDGRLHAKVADFGLAGIREPDSEKHLTATAVAMGTLNYMAPEQRRDAKNVDGRADLFSLGVMMYEALTGELPVGRFKLPSERVRGLDPRLDPVVEKLLETDREARYATATEVCEALEALVSASSSPHVAPASALARAQPSHVAQMKSITAPEAAVLEALHAGWGRVRTGLSVVGGLAVLGFAARAFVGFGGLTVTPPPPPPPVHFPANTEGEVFSGLKLTPPVAGSDDTTLEMGFEPGEEELNVHSGTWTMDQGELRAVQAGREADGKLVPRAYLAHRYFTSDDFTAEVLMDVKPLGKQWSVEEDGQHFSELAFRIRDVQVSVFAIPDAGMRLSWRYFSPDDGHEVVGNSAEDTKNLVQDEMPVPKQGPFLVRLQLKRQKSGVRVDAFLNKKLFASKVLPGFEGRVGKLALGCRNLQCTFDDLKVVGPLQERPVRRVATGE
- a CDS encoding DUF4215 domain-containing protein, producing MLKHSPPARTRLASLVLASFLLALTACPGDEGPDDDGGTPVTDGGSTDGGNTDGGDTLPDGGSYDPGPQVCGDGKQQRGEACDDGNNASGDGCRANCMEVESGYVCPYPGEACVKAASCGNGLLEQNEVCDDRNTESNDGCSADCKVVESGWTCPLQGQRCKAAACGDKVIAGEEECEDGNAAKGDGCSDTCRLEQGYKCDVVGQACTRTTCGDGKKEGTEQCDDGNHDMGDGCSPLCVLEPKCVNGTCEARCGDGVILPGDTTEECDDGNVRSNDGCSSTCKLEAGFACVRITESPPSTVEIPVVYRDFCGVNSGCKAPVATHPDFNDANGPEQGIVGPTYTATLTNGKPTYAKDGVASGTTHGKTAFDQWYRDTPNVNVTEVGTLKLNKQANGSYVFDDQTFFPLDTSGWVGLGKENQLNDNNSIKRNFSFTSETRYWFEFKGTEVLTFLGDDDVWVFINGKLALDLGGVHGATSGTVSLADTTITGKLGLVKGKIYEVVVFQAERHTSQSSYKLTLNNFETQRTECKSTCGNGTLDPGEQCDKGNDNGPGYGKCSLTCIWNARCGDGIIQEADGEDCDDGNTNARDGCSPVCRTEVG